In Longimicrobiaceae bacterium, the DNA window TGCCGCGGCGGTCGCCCAGAAGCTTGGGAATCACGTACTCCGGCTTGATAGGGTGCAGCATCGCCGAGAAGCCCGGGGCGGTGAGACGGCCGCGGCAGCGACTGCGGCCGTGGCGTGCGCGGAAGTCGCGCGTCCGGCGGCGATTTCAAGATGCGGGCCGCGGATGTTTACATTGAGCGAGAAATCCCAGGACAGCGCGTAAGGTGCGCATCGCCCGCCGAATCGTGCCAGGCAGATTGGGTGTGGTGCCGACGTTCCGCGGAGGCGCAGACGTGGGTAGATCGACCGAGATGCGGAGAGGCCGTCCGCCAATTGCGATGGACGGAGCGCTGGACCGGGGCACGCTCGCCGCAGAAGTGGGGCAGCGCCGCCACGCGCTGGCAGTGGATGGCGTGCTACGTCTCCACGAACGTCTGGTCGGCAGGTGAGGGGTGATGCGATCCGTCCGACGGCTTGCGGCCCGCGAAACCGGCGATGAGCACGCCCGTGAAGATGAGCACGCCTGCGGGCAGCAGCCGCGGCGACGGGTGCTCGCCCAGCACCGGCGCGGCGATGAGCGCCGTGACGATGGGCTGGAGGTAGACGAAGACGGAGACGATGCTCGCCTCCACCCGCTTGAGCGCGTAGACGTTCAGGTAGTACGCGCCGACGGTGGGGAACACGATGATCCACGCCAGCGCCAGCCACGTCGTCGCGCCGGGCGTCACCGGGCGGGAGGAGAGCGCCCACGCGCCCCACGGGAGGATGCCGACCGCGCCGAAGATGAAGACCCACGTGACCACGGTGAGCGCGTCGTACCGGCGCAGCAGATCGCGCGAGAGCACGAGGTAGACGCAGTAGAACGCCGTGTTCGCCAGCGCCAGCAGGTTGCCCACTCCGCTTCCGGAGCCGAAACCCGCGCCGACGAGGTAGATGGCGCCCGCGGCGGAGAGCGCGATGCCGGCCCACTTGGCCGCGCTCGCCTTCTCGCGCCGCAGGGAGATGGCGACGAGCAGCGTGAACGCCGGGCCCGCGGCGGCCATCACCTGCGCGTCGGTGGCGGTGGTGAGCGTGAGCGCGGAGATGTACAGAAGCTGGTTCGCGACCACGCCGAACAGCGCGTACAGCGCCAGCAGCGCGTAGTCGCGCCGGGACTGCACGCGTTCGCCCACCAGCGTGCGCTGCATGGCGAAGAAGAGCACCGCCGCGCCCGTCACCCGCAGCAGCGCGATGGAGGGCGCGGACAGGTCGCGCAGAGCGATCTTGATGGCGATGGGAAGCGTGCCGAAGAAGACCTGCACCCCCAGCAGCGCCGCGTACACCGAACGATTCCGCACTCTTCCCCGCTCCACCGCGTTGAATTCAAACGGGCCCCGCACCCCTGCGCGGGAGCCGTGACGCCGCACCCGACGCAACCGCCGGACCGGCTGCGATCGTCCACCGGAACCGAGGCCGCGCACGTATCCGGAGGGGCGTACGGATGCGGCGGATGCACGCGCGGAGGCCTTCCCGGCGCCCCGGCGGGACCGTATCTTGCGCCCCGCGTCAGGCCCGCTGACGACGACGACCCACGCCGGAGGAACCATGTCCGAACACACGCACGACCACGATCACGACCACGAGGGCGAAGAGACCTTCGGGATGGCGATCGGCTTCCGCATCTTCGACGACGAGGGCGAGCTGTTCCTGGCCGAGGCCGAGATCACCCCGTACGTGGACGAGCCCACGGCGCTGGGCGCCACGCTCGTCTTCCACCCGCTCTCGGACCTGGACCCGACCGCGCAGGACGAGGAGATCGACTGGCCCGCGTGGCCGCTGGACATCGACGAGGACCTGGTGCGCG includes these proteins:
- a CDS encoding DMT family transporter → MRNRSVYAALLGVQVFFGTLPIAIKIALRDLSAPSIALLRVTGAAVLFFAMQRTLVGERVQSRRDYALLALYALFGVVANQLLYISALTLTTATDAQVMAAAGPAFTLLVAISLRREKASAAKWAGIALSAAGAIYLVGAGFGSGSGVGNLLALANTAFYCVYLVLSRDLLRRYDALTVVTWVFIFGAVGILPWGAWALSSRPVTPGATTWLALAWIIVFPTVGAYYLNVYALKRVEASIVSVFVYLQPIVTALIAAPVLGEHPSPRLLPAGVLIFTGVLIAGFAGRKPSDGSHHPSPADQTFVET